Genomic segment of Treponema primitia ZAS-1:
TGCGGGTTTCCGGGTACGGCGCCAAGCCCTATTCTATCGGCGGGAAATAGCCCGTAGCATCCCTGCCGGAGCGTTCCATGAGGTAGACTTCGGCTTCCACCGGAAGATAGGCCCGGCCAAAGTCGGTGGGGAGGCCGGTACGGTAGCTGAGGATATAGGATCCCACAGCTTTGGTGTTGAGGTCCTTTAGAACCGGGGTGATGCCTTCGCTCCGGTAGAGGGACAGTACCTGCCCACCGGTCTGTTCACAAAGGTAGCGTATTTCTTCGGCGGCGGGATTCCCGCCCAGCATTACGCCGTAAAAGATGATGCCGTTATTGGCCAGGTATGCCGCCAGTTCGGAGAGGCCGTACTGCTCAAAGGCCAGTTCACCCAGATTCCCGGAACTGATAAAAACCACCGCCCGCTTTTTAGCGCCGTTTAAAAGATCCGTGGCGGCCAGCCGGAGCCCCATATCAAAACGCCAGCGGAGGGAGTAGGAGGATGAACTTCCCCGGGCTGCGGTAGTAAGGGCGCTCAGGGATGGGGCGGTACCTTCGATCCGTTCACGCAGGGGCTGTTCCCCCGCGGAGATGAGGGAGACAATCCGGGAACCCGCAGCCTGGATATCCCGGATAGCAACGTTCAGATCCGGCTGCATGGAAAGAGCGGTTGGGGAACGATCCAATAGAATACTTATATCCGAAGTTTCGGAACGGAAGGCGGCGGTGAGGAAATTTTGCTCCCCCGCAGCCCGGCCTTCCTCGGTAAGCAGGAAATTCCGGGCGTCCAGCCCAACAATGGGCCGCCGCCGCCGGTCTTGAACCTGGACTTCCACGGTGATCCGGGGAAAGTTATCCGAAATTACCCGTTCTATCTGGACAAAGAGCCCCGCGGCCATATCGTCCAAGGGGGTCATCACCGAGACCTCATCACCTTCAAAATTCGCCGCCAGAATATTGCCATTTCCGTCCGCCCGGGCCCCGGCGATACGTACCCGTGGATTCCCCAGAAGGCCCAGCTCGCGGATCAGCGCGGAATTCGGATCGATAATCAGGAGACGGTTGGCATCGGCCGCCAGGATCCGGCCATCGTCCAAGAGGGTAAGGCTTTCCGGGCCATGGAGTCCCTCGGATATGAGTATCCCCAGGTAGTCCCCGTCCGAATCGAATATGTAGATCCGCCGGGCCAGACTGTCCGCGGCATAAATCCTGCCCTCCCGGGCGACTATGCCCGTGGGGGAAAGCAGACCGGCGAAGCCCTCGGAACGGCCCCCGAAGGAAAGCACGAAGGCTCCGTCGGGGTCGAATTTGGAGATCCGCTTGTTGCCGTAATCCACCACATAGAGGTAGCCCGCATCATCAATGGTAAGGTTCTGGGGACCGATAAACATCCCCTCCCCCCGGCCTTTGGAACCGATATAGCCCTGCCATTCTCCCTGGCTGCTGAGTATGCTTACCCGGCCGCCGCGGAATTCCGACAGGTAGAGTCTGCCATCCGAACCCCGGACCATGTCGTAGGGCCGGTCGAACCCGTTCAGGGGCCCCCGTTGGCGCTGACGGACTATGCCGTTCACGTCTATGCGTACAATCTCGTTGCTGCCGTAGGCCACCACCCAGACCGAACCGTCATCCAGGGGCAGTACCGTGGTTGGCTGCCGGTATATCCGGACATCCCCGGATATACCGGGATAGGTTCCGGCCTCCACATAGCGTATCTCATCATCAAGGGAGGAAAAGAGGCTGCGGCGGTTCCGCACCGTTTCGATGCGGCTGGATAAGACCAGGGTTTCCCGGCTGGAAGGACCGTAGGAATCCACCGCAGAACGCCACTGGCGCAGGGCGGTATCCTCCATGCCCGAACGGTAGTAGGCCCGGCCCAGCCAATCCAGGATCAACGCTTCCCCGGGTCTGAAGGAAAGGGATCGCTCAAAGGAAAGGATGGCCTCGTTAAAGGCGCTCCGGTTATAGGCCTGAACCCCCAGACGGAATTCCTCCCGGGCAGCCAGGGCATCCCGGTCGAACCCGCCTATGCCGCTCTCCTGGGCAAAGGCAATACCACCTAAGCCCAAAACCAGGGCGATAAGCAAGGAATACGCCGGTCTCACGAGCCATCCCCAACAACCAGGCGCAGATGAGCCCGGATCACCGAATTATGGGACGACAGATCATAGGCCCGGCGGAGCCAAACCCGGGATTCCTGGGTATTTCCGCCCTTATAATAGGCCCAGCCCAGGGAATCCAGGTAAGCCGCATTTTGAGGCGCCCTATCCACCGCTTTCCGGCATAAGCGCAGACCCCGGGATATATCCATATTGGTATCCGCTAAAATATAGCCCAGACCGTTCATGGCGGTGGCGTTATTTTCATCCAGTTCAATGGCCTTTTCGTAGTACTCCACCGCTTGTTTATACTGCTTCTGTGTCCAGGCGGCATAGCCCAGGGTGGT
This window contains:
- a CDS encoding NHL repeat-containing protein, with amino-acid sequence MRPAYSLLIALVLGLGGIAFAQESGIGGFDRDALAAREEFRLGVQAYNRSAFNEAILSFERSLSFRPGEALILDWLGRAYYRSGMEDTALRQWRSAVDSYGPSSRETLVLSSRIETVRNRRSLFSSLDDEIRYVEAGTYPGISGDVRIYRQPTTVLPLDDGSVWVVAYGSNEIVRIDVNGIVRQRQRGPLNGFDRPYDMVRGSDGRLYLSEFRGGRVSILSSQGEWQGYIGSKGRGEGMFIGPQNLTIDDAGYLYVVDYGNKRISKFDPDGAFVLSFGGRSEGFAGLLSPTGIVAREGRIYAADSLARRIYIFDSDGDYLGILISEGLHGPESLTLLDDGRILAADANRLLIIDPNSALIRELGLLGNPRVRIAGARADGNGNILAANFEGDEVSVMTPLDDMAAGLFVQIERVISDNFPRITVEVQVQDRRRRPIVGLDARNFLLTEEGRAAGEQNFLTAAFRSETSDISILLDRSPTALSMQPDLNVAIRDIQAAGSRIVSLISAGEQPLRERIEGTAPSLSALTTAARGSSSSYSLRWRFDMGLRLAATDLLNGAKKRAVVFISSGNLGELAFEQYGLSELAAYLANNGIIFYGVMLGGNPAAEEIRYLCEQTGGQVLSLYRSEGITPVLKDLNTKAVGSYILSYRTGLPTDFGRAYLPVEAEVYLMERSGRDATGYFPPIE